The segment GAACCGGGCAGCTCGCCTTTCTGCGCCATCTGATAGAGCTTGCTGCGGCTCATCTTCAGATAGCCGGAAAGCTCTTCGATAGTCAGCCATTTGTCTTGTGGTTCCATGTCAGTCACCGCTTCTTTGGATTCCGTAATAAAACATGATAACACAAGATAACGAATAGCAGACCGACTTTCAAGCCAAATCTCGGCGACTTCCAGGAAATTCCCGGCCGGACTCCGCCCGCTGAAATCCAC is part of the Candidatus Cloacimonadota bacterium genome and harbors:
- a CDS encoding helix-turn-helix domain-containing protein: FQVCGEQFHQRLRSVCCALRDLRGAFSGYLPEASAMCRRVTVDFSGRSPAGNFLEVAEIWLESRSAIRYLVLSCFITESKEAVTDMEPQDKWLTIEELSGYLKMSRSKLYQMAQKGELPGSKIGTQWRFDRDEVDDWMKSLRQTAPQKASANNG